In Rhodothermales bacterium, the sequence GCATGCCGAAGCGGCGCGTCAGCTGGGGATTCGCGATACGTGGCTCAACGATGCGCTCGCCCGCAAGACCCTGCGCGAGTACGACGCCGCCGACGTCATCTACACCCACTCCGAGTATACCCGCGCGTCGCTTATCGAGGGCGGCGTGCCGGAGCGGAAACTTAAAAGAACCTTCCTCACGGCCGATCCCCGTTTTGTACCCCCGGTCGAACGTACCCCCGATGGTCGCTTCCGGATCGTCTATATCGGCCGCATCGACGCGACCAAAGGCGTTCCGCTATTGATCGAAGCCTTTACCCGACTCCAGCATCCCGATGCCGAGCTGACGCTCGTCGGCGGATGGGCGACGTCGGTCATGAAACGCAAGGTGCAGGAATGGATCGCCCGCGATCCCCGCATCCGGCTCGCGCCTGGCGATCCGGTGCCGGTCCTGCACCGTGCCGACATCTACGTGCACCCCACCTACGAAGACGGCTTCGCGTACGCTCCTGTCGAGGCGCTCGCGTGCGGCGTCCCGGTCATCGTCACCGAGGACACCGGCATGAAAGAGCGCGTGCGAGAGGGCGAAAACGGGTTTGTCGTTCCCACAGGCAGCTGGGAAGCCATCCTGGAACGCCTGGAATACGTTGTGAAGCACCCCTTGACGTTCGACGCGGGCGCCTGCGCCCCGACACCAGCAATGGGTGAATAACCTATGGACACGTTGGCATTGCCTTACGAGCCCCCGACCACAACGCCCCTTACCCCCGCCGACGCATCGGATTTTCCGTTGCGCGCCTTTTTCGGACACCACAAGTGCGCTACGGGCTGGATCGACAACATCCTCATGGAGATCTGTTTTCACATGGGGATCCGGTTCGTCATGGCCCATACGCGGGCGCATTTCGAACCTTTCGGATCGCTCGACGGGCTGGTGAAGGCCCGCAAGGTGGACTTTCTGGCCTACACCAACGCGGACAGCCGGCACCTCGACGCCTGCACCTTTTACAAGGGCTTTCACGTCGTCCGCGACCCGCGGGACGTGCTCGTTTCCGCGTATTTCTCGCATATGCACAGCCATAGCACCCGGGGCTGGGAAGCGCTGGCCGCGCACCGCGAGCGGCTGCGGAGCGTACCCAGGGAAGAGGGGCTCTTTCTCGAACTCGAATTCAGCAAGACGAGCTTCGAGGAGTTCGACCGCTGGAATTACCGCCAGCCCAATGTGCTCGAGATGAAGATGGAGGAGCTTTCCGCCGCGCCGCTCGAAGGGTTTTTGCGTATTCTGCGTTTTCTGGAGATCCTGGACGAGGAGCGGCACGGTCCGCTCGGCGAGCTGAGCGCGCGGCTCAATACGCGGATGAACCGGCTCAACCACAAGGGGCGTCGTTTCATGCCGGGGCAGATCCCGCTCTTTCCCGTCCCGCGTATCCGCCGGGCCACGATTCCGGCCGAGTTGCTGCGCCGGATCCTGGACAAAAAATCGTTTCAGCGCATGTCCGGCGGCCGCAAGAAGGGGGAGGAGGATGTGAAGAATCACTTCCGGAAGGGCGTTCACGGCGACTGGCGCAACCACTTCACGCCGGCCCTGCTCGACGCGTTCAAGGCGCGTTATGCGGACCTGGTCGTCAAGCTCGGTTACGAGCGGGACGCCGACTGGGGCCTGCAGCCGTGATGCGGATCCAGCAAAACGAGCACGCATGAGACGAATCGGTCACTACGCGCCCAACCTCTGGGCCAGCGGCGGCATTGCCACTTACGTGCGGCGCCTGGGCGATGCCCAGGTGGCGTCGGGTCACGATGTGGTGTATTTCTCCGCATCGCCGGCGCATCGTGGTGAAGAGAAAACGGTGATCGTCGACAGCGAGGCGGCGTTGTACGCACAGGCCGAGGCCCTCGGGCTGGACGTCCTGCACCTCCACAAGCCCGTCGCCGATCCCGACGCCGCGCCGGTGCCGCTCGTGCGCACCATGCACGGCAACCAGGGCTCGTGCCCGACCGGGTCGCGTTATCTGGTGCGGTCGGGGGCGCCCTGCACCCGCATGTATTCGCCGGCCGGCTGTTTTGTCAGCCATCTGACCGAGCGGTGCGGCAGCCTGCGGCCGGACAAGCTGAAACGGCATTTTGGCGGCATCAAGCGCGAGCTGTATGCCGGCACGCGCATGCACACCTTCACGGTGAGCGGCTACCTGCGGGACCGGATGGTGGCGACCGGGTTCGATCCGACGCGTCTGCACGTGCTGCTTTCGCCGGCGCCCGACGTCGACGCGCCCTATGTGCCCACGCCGGCCGACGGCGTGGCCCGTTTCCTGTTTCTGGGCCGGCTGGTAGACCAGAAAGGCGCCGAGTGGCTGCTGCGCGCGTTCGCCCGGGTGCGGGGGCCGGCGCATCTGGACATCGGCGGCGACGGCCCGTTGCAGGGACGCCTTGAAGCCTTTTGCCGGGCCAACGGCCTGAGCGATCGGGTGACCTTCCACGGCTGGGTGAAGGGCGGCGACGTGCCGGCGCTCATCCAGCGGTCGCGGGCGGTCGTGTTTCCGTCCGTCTGGCAGGAGCCGGCGGGTCTGGTGACGCTCGAAAGCGCCGCCTATGGGCGGGCGGTGATCGCCAGCGAAGTAGGCGGCATTCCCGAGTACGCGCGCGATGACTTCGCGCTCCGCGTGCCGCCCAACGACGTCGATCGCCTCGCGGCCGCCATCGAGCGGCTGATCGAGCGCCACGACGAGGCCGAGACCCGAGGCCGCGCCGGCTACGCGCTGGCGCGCGCGCAATTTTCCATGAGAACGTTTATCGACCGGCTCGACGCGCTGTATGACATGGCGCTACAGGCCGGCGAATTACGCACCGTCTAGTATGGACCAGGCAACGACCCTTTTTCCCTCGCAATTTGTCGGCCAGGACCCGGCCCTGAGCGTGTCTCCGATCGAGACGAGCATCGTGCTCGGCGCGCCGCGTTCGGGGACGACCTACCTCATGCGGCTGCTGAACACGCTGCCGGATGCCGAGGTGCTGATCGGCACGCTGGTATCGACCTCGATCCCGCAGCTGGTCCGGCATCCCGAGATGACGCCGGCCGTGTACGATGCGCTCGCCGTCGCCTTCGAGCGGCTCGTCGATGCCTACCTGCACTCCGGTCGCGTCCATTCCCGGGCGGCGGCGTTGCAGAAATGGGCGAACACGTCCACCGGCCTGGGCGGCCTCGTGCGGGCGCTCAAGGGCGTGCGTACCGTCCGGAAAATGATCTACAAAGAGCCCTTCCTGAGCTTCACCCCCGAATTCGTCGACCGGGCGTTTCCCGCCGCGAAGGTCATCCACATCTATCGCGATGGGCGGGATGTGGCGCAGTCGCTGGTGAAGACGTA encodes:
- a CDS encoding glycosyltransferase family 4 protein, with the protein product MRVIACRTPFGKGGLGQHFAFLVEESRASGELAGYYAHTIKPGDERIGHLVDFVKLTALKRYSPLRFMPTWMGYVGEEVFDKRVARQLDVRADAFMGFVGKSLHTFGKARALGYTQLELIAANSHVRNVQRRHAEAARQLGIRDTWLNDALARKTLREYDAADVIYTHSEYTRASLIEGGVPERKLKRTFLTADPRFVPPVERTPDGRFRIVYIGRIDATKGVPLLIEAFTRLQHPDAELTLVGGWATSVMKRKVQEWIARDPRIRLAPGDPVPVLHRADIYVHPTYEDGFAYAPVEALACGVPVIVTEDTGMKERVREGENGFVVPTGSWEAILERLEYVVKHPLTFDAGACAPTPAMGE
- a CDS encoding sulfotransferase domain-containing protein — its product is MEICFHMGIRFVMAHTRAHFEPFGSLDGLVKARKVDFLAYTNADSRHLDACTFYKGFHVVRDPRDVLVSAYFSHMHSHSTRGWEALAAHRERLRSVPREEGLFLELEFSKTSFEEFDRWNYRQPNVLEMKMEELSAAPLEGFLRILRFLEILDEERHGPLGELSARLNTRMNRLNHKGRRFMPGQIPLFPVPRIRRATIPAELLRRILDKKSFQRMSGGRKKGEEDVKNHFRKGVHGDWRNHFTPALLDAFKARYADLVVKLGYERDADWGLQP
- a CDS encoding glycosyltransferase family 4 protein gives rise to the protein MRRIGHYAPNLWASGGIATYVRRLGDAQVASGHDVVYFSASPAHRGEEKTVIVDSEAALYAQAEALGLDVLHLHKPVADPDAAPVPLVRTMHGNQGSCPTGSRYLVRSGAPCTRMYSPAGCFVSHLTERCGSLRPDKLKRHFGGIKRELYAGTRMHTFTVSGYLRDRMVATGFDPTRLHVLLSPAPDVDAPYVPTPADGVARFLFLGRLVDQKGAEWLLRAFARVRGPAHLDIGGDGPLQGRLEAFCRANGLSDRVTFHGWVKGGDVPALIQRSRAVVFPSVWQEPAGLVTLESAAYGRAVIASEVGGIPEYARDDFALRVPPNDVDRLAAAIERLIERHDEAETRGRAGYALARAQFSMRTFIDRLDALYDMALQAGELRTV
- a CDS encoding sulfotransferase is translated as MDQATTLFPSQFVGQDPALSVSPIETSIVLGAPRSGTTYLMRLLNTLPDAEVLIGTLVSTSIPQLVRHPEMTPAVYDALAVAFERLVDAYLHSGRVHSRAAALQKWANTSTGLGGLVRALKGVRTVRKMIYKEPFLSFTPEFVDRAFPAAKVIHIYRDGRDVAQSLVKTYKVLTDESLQSLQASEMRFGRPFDHRFVPWWVEEGRDEEFIASSPYVRAIWLWKYMVRECHAFYEQPALKESGRIMLLRYEDLMRDPQGYGRAILEHLGEPANKSYMKMLAQAHPRSIGNFKRVNAEDLRDAERVAGDELALYGYV